ATCATTGGATTGGCAGGCTACCTATTCAGGCGTGATCCCTTGCGCAAGCTGTGAAGGCATTAAGACTGTGCTGACACTGAAGCAAGATAACACCTATGTATTAGAGAGCATTTACTTAGGTACATCAGCTCCAGGAGAAAAGCCTAATGTCTTCACCGAAGCGGGTCCATTCCAGTGGAATGACGCAGGTAACACCATCAGCTTAATGGGTGATACCAGTGAGTTAGCTAAGCCTAAGCAGTATCGAGTCGGTGAGAGTCAGCTGATGATGTTAGATAGGCAAGGTAACACAATCACAGGTTCACTAGCCGACAACTACCGTCTAGAAAAAAAGGGATAACCCCTTAAGCCTAGAGGCTAAGAGCATGATAACCGTGAGTATATCATCATAAAAAATGGAGCCCTTAGGCTCCATTTTTTTTTACGTTATTTTACATTCTAGCTTAGATTATTGCTTAAATTTTGCCTTCAGGTTCACCTTGCTGAAGTCACCATCTCTGGCTTTTAGCATGATGTAATAGAAATCTTCACCTTCTGGGCGCTTAACGATAATGCGCTCGCGGCCAAGATCTTTGGTATCGGTAAAGTCATACTCATCCATAGTTGGAATCGCACCGAAACGTACATACATATCCGCTTCACCTTTACCGCGAGACATGATGAATTTAACCTTCTTCATATCACCGGGTACAAAAATCTTAAAGTAAAGAGCATCATCACTAGCCAGCTTCTTAACGCGAACGCCTGACTGTAACTCAGTGACCTCAATAGGTTCTACCGGGTCTACGGGCTCAGCATCCACATTAAACTCGGCTAACAAGTTCAGACCATCGAACGCATCGCTACTATCGAGTGTCACATAATAGTAATCACCGCCGACAATCTCAGTGACTAGCACTGACTCATCGTTGCCTGCATTTTCTGATGCCTGATCATAATCTGTGCTAGTCGCCCAAGCGCCGGCCTTAGCATACAGGTTCGCATCACCAGTTCCACCAGTAGAGCTGAACTGTATGTTCTCGGTTCCCTCTGGTACCCAGATGTAGTAATAAGCCGTACCACCGGAAACGCCTATCTTAGCCACACCATCGACTAGGTTAGAGTTCGCTGGATCACAAGCTTCATCAGTACACTCCTCTGGAGGACAAGAGTTAGTGTCTTCACAAGGCTCTACCGGACAAGTATCAGTCTCTTCACATGGCACAGGTGGACAGGTATTTGTCTCCTCACATGGTGGCGGCAAACACTCATCACCTTCACAGCCAGCTAACGGCTCATCGTTACTGGTAACTGTCGACAACCAGGTATTCCACTCTGCATCATACTGAGTACCGATTTCATTATCGATATAGCCAAGCCAGCCACTAGCGTCACCACCACGAGCTAACTCAAGTAGTTGATCCACATCGTCTCTGTGATTCTCGAATAGGAAACGCACACCTAAGTAACCCCAACGATAGACACGCTCACTACCACTGTTGTAAGTATTAGACAGGATCTCACTGAGTGTGAAGCTCTGACTACGGCCAGTCTCTACGGCCTCATCGTAACGGTTTTGATGGGAGATATACTCGGCTAAACCTTCCGACCACCACACAGACTTACCCGTGTCGATATCGAAATAGTTGAAAGCACCATACTGGTTGTATCGGCCATCGAGATAATGCACATACTCATGGCGTAGGTTCCATACCAGAATTTCATCAGTCCAGGTCGCTTCATGGGCGATAA
This portion of the Shewanella violacea DSS12 genome encodes:
- a CDS encoding copper resistance protein NlpE, with amino-acid sequence MMKLPIITVSLLALCITACSEQEIKTSESKPQIQSQPQAQLEQVKESQPQGDTSRTSLDWQATYSGVIPCASCEGIKTVLTLKQDNTYVLESIYLGTSAPGEKPNVFTEAGPFQWNDAGNTISLMGDTSELAKPKQYRVGESQLMMLDRQGNTITGSLADNYRLEKKG